CGTTCGAGCTGAAAGTACGCGACGTCTCTTCGCAGCCGCATAACGAGACACACGTTCACCCGCGAACGCCGAGCGTCAAGTCGTCAATCGGCGAGGCGCTACAGACGCGGGCGAGTGCCGCATCAGAGTGGTCGCCCGCGGAAGCGGAACGGACGGTGAAGTCGGCAAGACCGGCGTTCGGCGGGTGCAACGTGAGTTAGACGGTGCCGGCTGGAAGCCAGCCGATTCCGCCGCACCTGCAGACCACATTGTCGAACGGGCCAGGCACGCCCCCGATCGTGCCGGTGCCCCCGCAGTCGTCGCATGTCCTGGCGTCTGTCGACCGGTCCGGAATCAGGCTCTTGAGCTGCGGGTACCGTTTCGCACCTTGGACAAGCGCGCTGTTGATCCAGATGGCGCCATCCAGAGGTCGGACGCCAGGCCACTCGCCTTCCGTCGACCATCGCACCAGGTCGCCGTCGGGGCGAATGGCGAAGGTCTCGGTCCACCCGATGTAGAGTGGCAGAGCCTGGTTGGTGCGAACGTACTCGGTTTGCCACTGAAGCTCTTGGGGCGCTTCGGTTTTGAAGCGCGCGATCCGCTCAGCGATGAACTCTCGGGCTTCGGGTTCTACGCTGATGCGCGGCATCGCAATCCGTCTAACGAGAGCGCGTTCACCCGCGAACGCGAGGAACATCGTAGCAGACAGCGCGGCGTTTTCGCAGGCCGGCGCAAGCCGTAGACAGAGAGAGCGCCGGCCGTCGCGGAACGGACGGTGAAGTCGGCAAGACCCGCGTTCGGCGGGTGCAACGCGAGTTATACCGTGGTGGAACCACGGTTGTTCGGGGAGCGGAGACCGTGAGCGCCAACGTGCGGCGCGGCGCCGTGATCTCGGAGCTCGCTGCCAGCTCGCCCGCCTTCCGCTGATCGGCTCCAGTCGGCAAGGCGTTGGCGTCTTGGGCGCGGCGACGGGTGCTCAACAGTCGGCTCGTCCTCGAGCGCGAGCGCGGTCGGGGTCGTCATGGCGCGACCGGATGCATGGGAGACTTTTCGAGCGCAACAGCCGGCTCAGCGCTGCGGGCTCAGCCGCGATGGGCTGGAAGCGGAGGAACTCTGAGACCGCAAAGACAGTCGGCAAGGCGCCGGTGATTTCGCGTGATCGTTCCCGTCGAAATACACCGGTATAACGAGACACACGTTCACCCGCGAACGCCGAGCGTCAAGTCGTCAGTCGGCAAGGCGCGACAGACGCGGGCGAGTGCCGCATCAGTCTGGTCGCCCGCGGGCGCGGAACGAACGTGGAAGTCGGCAAGACTGGCGTTCGGCGGGTGCAACGTGAGTTAGGCGGCCCTTGTCATCGGGGACAAAACATCTGACATCTGACGGTGAACTCCGATTCCCACATGCAGGTGGTGTAGTCGCTCTTGCAGTACTGAGCGCAGACTGAGTCCTGGCGCCACTCGCGCACAGCTGAAAAACCGGTGATCGCCGCGTCCGGCGTCACGACATAGGTGGGGCACGGGCCGCCTTGCGGACCGACGGAGCTGCATGCTGTGAGCGACAGAACAAGCAGGGCGTGCAGCATGCGTAACGACGGGCGATCAACGCCGGGGCGAGCTTTGGTGCACGTCATGAGTCCGCCTAACGAGACACACGTTCACCCGCGAACGCCGAGCGTCAAGTCGTCAGTCGGCAAGGCGCAACAGACGCGGGCGAGTGCCGCATCGAATTGTTCGCCCGCGGAAGCGGAACGGACGGTGAAGTCGGCAGGGCCGGCGTTCGGCGGGTGCAACGTGAGTTAGGCGGCGCTCACAAGTCGCTCGGAGCGAGCCCAGTGTGCTTCGCGATTCGCGCAAGCATGCGAGGACCAACCTCGTCGCCATCATGAAAAGCGAAGACGAAATTGGGGAAACCGTCACGGCCGAGGACTCTGTGGGACCCACGTTGGCGCAACACGCGCCAGCCGATGCGCAGGAGAGCTGCCAACACTGCGCTGGCCTTCGCCGAACCCCAATCCGGCATGTCTACGCCGCGAACGAGACAGTGGTCAGCGAAGAAGCTTCGAGCTCCCCGGCCTCGATTCGATCTGCAAGGACCCTGAGAGCCAGAGCGCGTGCGAGCTGGGTGGCTTTGGATCGTGACTCTGCGTAGACCATGACGCCCGGCAGCTCAGGGATCTCCGCCAACCAACGGCCATCGGCCTCTTGCTCGAGTTCAACCGTGAGCGTCATTCGGACCGGTTGAGTCTGCCACGAGCCAAAGAGAGATCCAAATCCTGAGGGGAGCCGAGAGCTCGGTCTGCCATCACGCCTGGGACCGGGGCGCATGATTAGCCCTTGCGAAGACTGCTGCGGAGCAGTCGTGCCGACGCTCGGGTTTCTGCCGTCCGCCTAACGAATTTGCGCTCAGCAGCGAGCGCCGGAGAACATCGTAGCAGACAGCGAGGCGCCGCAGAGGCGGGCGAGTGCCGAAGACAGAGTGGTCGCCCGCCGCCGCGGAACGGACGGTGAAACTCGCCTGACCGGCGCTCGTCTGCTGCAGCGTCAAGTTAGACAGCGGTACGGGCGACGGCGCTTTGGCGTACTGTTGCTCGAGTGACCAGGTGGAGTTGGCTGCCGATACTTGGGATCGGCGTCGCGGGGGCATGCGCGGGTGAGCGAGAGACCGCTCCTTCCCCCCGGCCTCCACACATCGCCAGGCCGCTGCCGCGCGCGAATGACCCGCCAAGCAGGCCACACCGAGGGGCGGACGTCGGCGTGTCCGGTGAAAGCGTGCAGGACGCGATGCCATCCGACGAAGGCCAACCGGACGACGGGCGGATCGCGAAGGAACAAGCCGCCTGCGATCCGGATGCGGGGATGCCCGGGCAGCTATCAGCGGTGGGGCAAAAGATGTTCAGAGCGAAGGAGTCGCTCAAGAAGAAGGTGGCGAACGGCACGGCGACTGAGTCGGAGCAGCGAATGTTGCGCGTGATCTGCCGAGAGTTCGCTGATGGTTGTTGTATGCACTGAGCGGTGAGCGCGCCGGTGTCATCTCCGGCTGTTTAACGAGACACACGTTCACCCGCGAACGCCGAGCGTCAAGTCGTCAGGCGGCAAGGCGCAACAGCCGCGGGCGAGTGCCGCATCAGAATGTGCGCCCGCGGAAGCGGAACGGACGGTGATGGAGGCAAGGCCGGCGTTCGGCGGGTGCAACGTGAGTTATGCGGCTCACGCGGCGAATCGGCGACCGCTAGTGCTCGTTCGCACGCGGACAACCCGCGAGCGCGATGAGCTGCGTCGCTAGGGATTGCAGCGCACCGTGTGACCTGGATACGAGGCGATGTTGCGGCGCGCGGCGGCATTCAAAGTAGTATTGCACACCGTCGTGACTAGGCGGTTCGGCGACATGAGCCGGCATCTGCCAGAACCCTGCGCGTGCGACGGCGTCTTCAAACCGCCTGAACTCTGCGAGATCGACACGCTTGAGTCGCCGCCAGGACAGCTGCCCCTCGGCGGGACGGCGCTCCACGACCTTGATCGTGACGATGGCCTCGGTGCCAAAGCGCACGATGCGGCCCATGCTCAAGGCGCCGAAGGACGGCGAGGTGACGAATCGGCAGCCATCGTGAACGAGTGCGGGCTCGTCAAAGGAAGCCAGCAGCTCTTCAGCCCGCTGCCTGAGTCGAGGGGAAACCGGGGACGCGCAATCACCTGCGGAGTTTGGGCCAGCGCAAACGTCGGCGAGGAGCGCTTCGCGAGGGATCCGGCTCGGGGGATAGAGGGGGTCGATCGGCACTGCGCTGGCAGCGGCAGTCTGGACCGGTTCCGAACGGTTGATGGTCAGAAGTTCCGTTGGGCAGATCGCACCGAAGTGCGCGGTCTCGAGTGGCGCGTGCGGCCTCGGCTGCGCGCATGCCATCGCAAGCAATGGAATGAGCGCGACCGCGACGCCCTGCTCGCTACCCATGCGGGCAAAGGTATCATGGCTAGGCAGGAGCCGACTCGCCGGGCCATGCGCCGAAGCGCTGGCTGTCGGCCGCATAACGACCATCGCGTTCACCCGCGAACGCGCGAGACCATCGTACCAGACCGCCGGGCGTTTTCGAGGCCGGCGCGTGCCGCAGAAAATTGGGCGCCGGCCGCCGCGGAACGGACGCTGAAGGCGGCAAGACCCGCGTTCGTCGGGTGGAACGCGAGTTATACCGTGCCACGGTGGTTCAGGGCGCGGAGCCGTGGGCGCCACCGTGCGGCGTGGCGCCGCGAGCTCGGAGCTCGGCGTCAGGTCGCCCGCCTTCTGCCGATGGGCTCCAGTCGGCAAGGCGTTGGTGGTCTTGGTTGCAGCGCGGCTCGTTCAACAGCCGGCTCGTTTTCGAGCGCGATCACGGTCGGGGTCGTCAAGGCGCCACCGGACGCGTGAGAGACGTTCGGCGTCAACCGCGGGCAGGGCGCCGGGGTCTTGGGCCGCGCTGGCTGTTCGAAGCGGAGGAACTCTGAAACCGCAAAGACAGTCGGCAAGGCGCCGTGGGTCTCGGGAGACACCGGTATAACGAGACACGCGTTCACCCGCGAACGCGCGAGATAATCGTAACAGAGCGCGGGGCATTTTCGAGGCCGGCGCGTGCCGTTGAAAATTGGGCGCCGGCCGCCGCGGGACGGACGGTGAAGTCGGCAAGGCGCGCGTTCGGCGGGTGGAACGCGAGTTATACCGTGGTGGAACCACGGTTGTTCGGGGCGCGGAGACCGTGAGCGCCACCGTGCAACACGGCGCCGTGATCTCGGAGTTCGGCGCCAGCTCGCGCGGCTTCTGTTCACCGCGCCACGGTCGGCAAGACGCGTGGGGTCGCGCGTGGCGCTTGGGCGAAGGACTCTGAGACCGCAGCGCGGCAAAGACAGTCGGCAAGGCGCCGTGGTCTTCGCGTGATCGTTTCCGGTCAGAAGACAGCGGTATAACGAGACACACGTTCACCCGCGAAACGCCGAGCGTCAAGTTGTCAGTCGGCAAGGCGCAACAGACGCGGGCGAGTGCCGCATCAGTTTGGTCGCCCGCGGAAGCGGAACGGACGGTGAA
This sequence is a window from Myxococcales bacterium. Protein-coding genes within it:
- a CDS encoding type II toxin-antitoxin system HicA family toxin → MPDWGSAKASAVLAALLRIGWRVLRQRGSHRVLGRDGFPNFVFAFHDGDEVGPRMLARIAKHTGLAPSDL
- a CDS encoding type II toxin-antitoxin system HicB family antitoxin; this encodes MTLTVELEQEADGRWLAEIPELPGVMVYAESRSKATQLARALALRVLADRIEAGELEASSLTTVSFAA